One Gossypium hirsutum isolate 1008001.06 chromosome A11, Gossypium_hirsutum_v2.1, whole genome shotgun sequence genomic window carries:
- the LOC107924174 gene encoding paired amphipathic helix protein Sin3-like 2 isoform X2, whose amino-acid sequence MGGAGVGGGISQKLTTNDALTYLKEVREMFQDQKEKYDMFLEVMKDFKAQRTDTAGVIARVKELFKGHNNLIYGFNTFLPKGYEITLDEDEAPAKKTVQFEEAISFVNKIKKRFQNDERVYKSFLDILNMYRKEHKDINEVYCEVASLFEDHPDLLEEFKRFLPDPSAAPLTQQVPYGQNSAHRYNERSSATATLRQIQMDKRRRDRIITSHADHGISVDHPELDDDKTMMKMQKEQRKRLEKENRDRRTRDLDDSKHDNNRDCNLQRIHDKKRYGRKIEGFASYDDRDTFKSMCNQGFIFCERVKERLCSSDDYQAFLKCLNIYSNGIIKRNDLQNLVTDLLGKHPDLMNEFNQFLERCENTDGLLAGVISKKSLSGDGHASRPWKLEEKDREQKRELEGAKERERCREKYMAKSIQELDLSTCQRCTPSYRLLPDDYPIPSASQRSELGAQVLNDYWVSVTSGSEDYSFKHMRRNQYEESLFRCEDDRFELDMLLESVSSTAKRAEDLLNGINENKINVDSVVRIEDHFTVLNLRCIERLYGDHGLDVMEILRKNPALALPVILTRLKQKQEEWTKCRLDFNKVWAEIYLKNHYKSLDHRSFYFKQQDSKNLSTKSLVAEIKELKEKNQNEDDVLMASIAGHRQPLAPHLEYDYLDVGIHEDLYKLIEYSCEEMCSTKELLDKVMMLWTTFLEPMLSVPPRPNGKEGTDDDGKAQNPTVNFTGSSIAECDGSPRADANVNSEPQKGASDGDENSSPELPNSCRNGLTNGGTLAEEEPSGRVYRDDSKLEKEINCAADKRSGVNILAIEAENNQSRNNTEGASASRPTSVAAGKGHESEVNVDLLHSSEGARVTKHALLVNGEPTDGFSASRYHEESTGPSKIEKEEGELSPSGDFQDYSIAYSDAGLKAVPKAKHGIENRQYWSGTAKELHPGDAGGENDADADDEDSGNASEAGDNASGNESAGDECSREEHEEEEEMGCDEVDGKAESEGEAEGLTDAHVGGDGMSSFSEHFLFTVKPLSKHVPAVLSEEDRNSSCVFYANDDFYVLFRLHRILYERVLSAKTNSTAAEIKCKSSKDASSSDFYARFTSALYHLLDGSADNAKFEDECRAIIGNQSYELFTLDKLIYKLVKQLQAVVTDEMDNKLLQLFDYEKSRKHRKTTDSVYYENARVLLHEDNIYRLKSSSSPSRLSIQLMDNVIEKPEAFAVAMEPYFSASLHNDFLSVYPGKNEPHGITLRRNKKKYASLDEFAATCMAMEGVELVNGLENKIACNSYKISYVLDTEDFFFRRRRKSPQCRSSYNNQARVQRFHKFLSASQ is encoded by the exons ATGGGAGGGGCAGGTGTAGGAGGAGGTATATCACAGAAACTGACTACCAATGATGCCTTAACATATCTAAAGGAAGTGAGGGAGATGTTTCAGGATCAAAAAGAGAAGTATGACATGTTCCTTGAAGTCATGAAGGATTTCAAGGCTCAAAG GACTGACACAGCCGGTGTCATTGCCCGAGTTAAAGAATTATTCAAAGGGCATAACAACTTGATTTATGGATTTAATACCTTCCTGCCAAAGGGTTATGAAATAACCCTTGATGAAGATGAGGCTCCAGCAAAAAAGACAGTTCAATTTGAAGAAGCGATCagttttgtaaataaaataaag AAACGTTTTCAAAATGATGAGCGTGTTTATAAATCATTCCTTGATATCTTGAATATGTACCGGAAGGAGCACAAGGACATAAATGAGGTCTATTGTGAG GTTGCTTCTCTTTTTGAGGACCACCCAGATCTGCTCGAGGAGTTCAAAAGATTTTTACCAGATCCTTCAGCAGCACCTTTGACGCAACAAGTTCCGTATGGTCAAAATTCAGCTCATCGCTATAATGAGAGAAGCTCTGCTACAGCCACCTTGCGGCAGATACAAATGGACAAG CGTCGAAGGGATAGGATTATTACCTCCCATGCTGATCATGGTATCAGTGTTGATCATCCTGAACTGGACGATGACAAAACTATGATGAAAATGCAGAAGGAGCAGAGAAAGCGTTTGGAAAAGGAAAATAGGGATAGGAGAACTCGTGATCTGGATGATTCCAAGCATGACAACAATAGGGATTGTAATTTGCAGCGTATTCATGATAAAAAAAGATATGGAAGGAAGATTGAAGGATTTGCCTCTTATGATGATAGAGATACTTTTAAAA GCATGTGCAACCAGGGGTTCATATTCTGTGAGAGAGTTAAGGAGAGGCTATGCAGCTCAGATGACTATCAGGCATTCTTAAAGTGTCTTAACATTTACAGCAATGGAATAATCAAAAGAAATGATTTGcaaaatttg GTGACCGATTTACTTGGCAAGCATCCAGATCTTATGAATGAGTTCAATCAGTTCTTGGAGCGTTGTGAGAATACTG ATGGGCTTCTTGCTGGTGTTATCAGTAAAA AATCACTTAGTGGTGATGGGCATGCATCCAGGCCATGGAAGTTAGAAGAAAAAGATAGAGAGCAAAAACGTGAATTGGAGGGAGCTAAGGAAAGGGAGAGATGCAGGGAGAAGTATATGGCAAAGTCCATACAGGAGCTTGACCTATCTACCTGCCAACGTTGTACCCCAAGCTATCGGCTTCTACCTGATGAT TATCCAATACCTTCAGCTAGTCAGAGATCAGAGCTTGGTGCTCAAGTGCTGAATGATTATTGGGTATCTGTGACCTCTGGAAGCGAGGATTATTCTTTTAAGCACATGCGCAGAAATCAGTATGAAGAGAGTTTGTTCAGATGTGAGGATGATAG ATTTGAGCTGGATATGTTGTTAGAATCTGTGAGCTCGACTGCCAAGCGTGCTGAGGACTTGCTGAATGgcattaatgaaaataaaatcaatGTGGATTCTGTGGTTCGCATAGAAGACCACTTTACTG TTCTAAATTTAAGGTGCATTGAGCGTTTATACGGTGACCATGGTCTTGATGTAATGGAAATATTACGTAAAAATCCTGCTCTTGCGTTACCTGTCATTTTAACTCGTCTGAAGCAGAAGCAAGAAGAGTGGACAAAGTGCCGTTTAGATTTTAACAAGGTTTGGGCtgaaatttatttgaaaaaccaTTACAAATCACTAGATCATCGCAGCTTCTATTTCAAGCAGCAGGATTCAAAGAACCTGAGTACAAAAT CTTTAGTGGCTGAAATCAAGGAGTTGAAAGAGAAGAACCAGAATGAGGATGATGTTCTCATGGCGAGCATTGCTGGTCACAGACAACCCCTGGCTCCACACCTCGAATATGACTATTTGGATGTTGGCATCCATGAAGACCTTTATAAACTTATAGAGTATTCATGTGAAGAGATGTGCTCAACCAAAGAACTGTTGGATAAAGTCATGATGCTCTGGACCACATTCTTGGAGCCAATGTTGAGTGTTCCTCCTCGACCTAATGGCAAAGAGGGTACTGATGATGATGGTAAAGCTCAGAATCCTACTGTAAACTTCACTGGGTCAAGCATTGCTGAATGTGATGGAAGTCCTAGAGCTGATGCTAATGTTAATTCTGAGCCACAGAAAGGTGCTAGTGACGGAGATGAGAACAGTTCACCAGAGCTCCCTAATTCTTGCAGAAATGGTTTGACAAATGGTGGAACTTTAGCCGAAGAAGAACCATCTGGTCGTGTCTATAGGGATGACTCAAAGCTGGAGAAAGAGATTAATTGTGCAGCTGATAAAAGGTCTGGAGTTAACATACTTGCAATTGAAGCAGAAAATAATCAAAGCAGAAACAACACTGAAGGGGCTTCAG CTTCTAGACCTACTAGCGTTGCTGCTGGTAAGGGTCATGAATCTGAAGTTAATGTTGATCTTCTACATTCATCAGAG GGTGCTCGTGTAACAAAGCATGCTTTATTAGTAAATGGAGAGCCAACAGATGGCTTTTCTGCTAGTAGATATCACGAAGAATCTACTGGTCCAtccaaaattgaaaaagaagaaggTGAATTATCACCAAGTGGTGATTTTCAGGATTATTCTATTGCCTACAGTGATGCTGGTCTAAAGGCTGTGCCAAAGGCCAAGCATGGTATTGAAAACAGACAGTACTGGTCTGGAACTGCGAAAGAGTTGCATCCTGGAGATGCTGGAGGAGAAAATGATGCAGATGCTGATGATGAGGATAGTGGAAATGCCTCTGAAGCTGGTGACAATGCATCAGGCAATGAATCTGCAGGTGATGAATGCTCTCGTGAAGAGCATGAAGAAGAGGAAGAGATGGGCTGCGATGAAGTTGATGGCAAAGCTGAGAGTGAAGGTGAGGCTGAAGGGTTGACTGATGCACATGTGGGAGGAGATGGCATGTCGTCATTTTCAGAGCATTTTCTTTTTACGGTGAAGCCTCTTTCAAAGCATGTACCTGCAGTCTTATCTGAAGAAGATCGAAACAGTTCTTGTGTTTTCTACGCAAATGATGATTTCTATGTTCTTTTCCGACTTCATCGA ATCCTGTATGAAAGAGTACTGTCAGCAAAAACAAATTCAACGGCGGCTgaaataaagtgtaaaagttcaAAAGATGCTAGTTCTTCAGATTTTTATGCCAG ATTTACGAGTGCACTGTACCATCTGCTTGATGGATCTGCTGACAATGCGAAGTTTGAGGATGAATGTCGAGCTATAATAGGAAACCAGTCATATGAGTTATTTACATTGGACAAGTTAATATATAAATTGGTTAAGCAG CTTCAAGCTGTTGTGACAGATGAGATGGATAATAAGCTTCTTCAATTGTTTGATTATGAAAAATCTCGGAAACATAGGAAGACAACGGATTCAGTGTATTATGAGAATGCACGTGTCCTCCTCCATGAGGATAATATATATCGGTTGAAATCT TCATCTTCGCCATCTCGGTTGTCTATTCAGCTGATGGACAATGTCATTGAAAAGCCTGAGGCATTTGCTGTTGCAATGGAACCTTATTTTTCTGCTTCTTTGCACAACGATTTTCTGTCAGTCTATCCTGGAAAAAATGAGCCACATGGCATTACGCTAAGGAG AAACAAGAAAAAGTACGCAAGTCTAGATGAATTTGCTGCTACTTGCATGGCCATGGAAGGTGTTGAACTGGTTAATGGTTTAGAGAATAAGATAGCTTGCAACTCATACAAG ATCTCTTATGTGTTGGACACCGAAGATTTCTTCTTCCGTAGGAGAAGAAAGTCACCGCAATGCAGATCTTCATACAATAATCAAGCAAGAGTACAACGGTTCCATAAATTTTTATCTGCTTCGCAGTAA
- the LOC107924174 gene encoding paired amphipathic helix protein Sin3-like 2 isoform X1 yields the protein MGGAGVGGGISQKLTTNDALTYLKEVREMFQDQKEKYDMFLEVMKDFKAQRTDTAGVIARVKELFKGHNNLIYGFNTFLPKGYEITLDEDEAPAKKTVQFEEAISFVNKIKKRFQNDERVYKSFLDILNMYRKEHKDINEVYCEVASLFEDHPDLLEEFKRFLPDPSAAPLTQQVPYGQNSAHRYNERSSATATLRQIQMDKRRRDRIITSHADHGISVDHPELDDDKTMMKMQKEQRKRLEKENRDRRTRDLDDSKHDNNRDCNLQRIHDKKRYGRKIEGFASYDDRDTFKSMCNQGFIFCERVKERLCSSDDYQAFLKCLNIYSNGIIKRNDLQNLVTDLLGKHPDLMNEFNQFLERCENTDGLLAGVISKKSLSGDGHASRPWKLEEKDREQKRELEGAKERERCREKYMAKSIQELDLSTCQRCTPSYRLLPDDYPIPSASQRSELGAQVLNDYWVSVTSGSEDYSFKHMRRNQYEESLFRCEDDRFELDMLLESVSSTAKRAEDLLNGINENKINVDSVVRIEDHFTVLNLRCIERLYGDHGLDVMEILRKNPALALPVILTRLKQKQEEWTKCRLDFNKVWAEIYLKNHYKSLDHRSFYFKQQDSKNLSTKSLVAEIKELKEKNQNEDDVLMASIAGHRQPLAPHLEYDYLDVGIHEDLYKLIEYSCEEMCSTKELLDKVMMLWTTFLEPMLSVPPRPNGKEGTDDDGKAQNPTVNFTGSSIAECDGSPRADANVNSEPQKGASDGDENSSPELPNSCRNGLTNGGTLAEEEPSGRVYRDDSKLEKEINCAADKRSGVNILAIEAENNQSRNNTEGASAASRPTSVAAGKGHESEVNVDLLHSSEGARVTKHALLVNGEPTDGFSASRYHEESTGPSKIEKEEGELSPSGDFQDYSIAYSDAGLKAVPKAKHGIENRQYWSGTAKELHPGDAGGENDADADDEDSGNASEAGDNASGNESAGDECSREEHEEEEEMGCDEVDGKAESEGEAEGLTDAHVGGDGMSSFSEHFLFTVKPLSKHVPAVLSEEDRNSSCVFYANDDFYVLFRLHRILYERVLSAKTNSTAAEIKCKSSKDASSSDFYARFTSALYHLLDGSADNAKFEDECRAIIGNQSYELFTLDKLIYKLVKQLQAVVTDEMDNKLLQLFDYEKSRKHRKTTDSVYYENARVLLHEDNIYRLKSSSSPSRLSIQLMDNVIEKPEAFAVAMEPYFSASLHNDFLSVYPGKNEPHGITLRRNKKKYASLDEFAATCMAMEGVELVNGLENKIACNSYKISYVLDTEDFFFRRRRKSPQCRSSYNNQARVQRFHKFLSASQ from the exons ATGGGAGGGGCAGGTGTAGGAGGAGGTATATCACAGAAACTGACTACCAATGATGCCTTAACATATCTAAAGGAAGTGAGGGAGATGTTTCAGGATCAAAAAGAGAAGTATGACATGTTCCTTGAAGTCATGAAGGATTTCAAGGCTCAAAG GACTGACACAGCCGGTGTCATTGCCCGAGTTAAAGAATTATTCAAAGGGCATAACAACTTGATTTATGGATTTAATACCTTCCTGCCAAAGGGTTATGAAATAACCCTTGATGAAGATGAGGCTCCAGCAAAAAAGACAGTTCAATTTGAAGAAGCGATCagttttgtaaataaaataaag AAACGTTTTCAAAATGATGAGCGTGTTTATAAATCATTCCTTGATATCTTGAATATGTACCGGAAGGAGCACAAGGACATAAATGAGGTCTATTGTGAG GTTGCTTCTCTTTTTGAGGACCACCCAGATCTGCTCGAGGAGTTCAAAAGATTTTTACCAGATCCTTCAGCAGCACCTTTGACGCAACAAGTTCCGTATGGTCAAAATTCAGCTCATCGCTATAATGAGAGAAGCTCTGCTACAGCCACCTTGCGGCAGATACAAATGGACAAG CGTCGAAGGGATAGGATTATTACCTCCCATGCTGATCATGGTATCAGTGTTGATCATCCTGAACTGGACGATGACAAAACTATGATGAAAATGCAGAAGGAGCAGAGAAAGCGTTTGGAAAAGGAAAATAGGGATAGGAGAACTCGTGATCTGGATGATTCCAAGCATGACAACAATAGGGATTGTAATTTGCAGCGTATTCATGATAAAAAAAGATATGGAAGGAAGATTGAAGGATTTGCCTCTTATGATGATAGAGATACTTTTAAAA GCATGTGCAACCAGGGGTTCATATTCTGTGAGAGAGTTAAGGAGAGGCTATGCAGCTCAGATGACTATCAGGCATTCTTAAAGTGTCTTAACATTTACAGCAATGGAATAATCAAAAGAAATGATTTGcaaaatttg GTGACCGATTTACTTGGCAAGCATCCAGATCTTATGAATGAGTTCAATCAGTTCTTGGAGCGTTGTGAGAATACTG ATGGGCTTCTTGCTGGTGTTATCAGTAAAA AATCACTTAGTGGTGATGGGCATGCATCCAGGCCATGGAAGTTAGAAGAAAAAGATAGAGAGCAAAAACGTGAATTGGAGGGAGCTAAGGAAAGGGAGAGATGCAGGGAGAAGTATATGGCAAAGTCCATACAGGAGCTTGACCTATCTACCTGCCAACGTTGTACCCCAAGCTATCGGCTTCTACCTGATGAT TATCCAATACCTTCAGCTAGTCAGAGATCAGAGCTTGGTGCTCAAGTGCTGAATGATTATTGGGTATCTGTGACCTCTGGAAGCGAGGATTATTCTTTTAAGCACATGCGCAGAAATCAGTATGAAGAGAGTTTGTTCAGATGTGAGGATGATAG ATTTGAGCTGGATATGTTGTTAGAATCTGTGAGCTCGACTGCCAAGCGTGCTGAGGACTTGCTGAATGgcattaatgaaaataaaatcaatGTGGATTCTGTGGTTCGCATAGAAGACCACTTTACTG TTCTAAATTTAAGGTGCATTGAGCGTTTATACGGTGACCATGGTCTTGATGTAATGGAAATATTACGTAAAAATCCTGCTCTTGCGTTACCTGTCATTTTAACTCGTCTGAAGCAGAAGCAAGAAGAGTGGACAAAGTGCCGTTTAGATTTTAACAAGGTTTGGGCtgaaatttatttgaaaaaccaTTACAAATCACTAGATCATCGCAGCTTCTATTTCAAGCAGCAGGATTCAAAGAACCTGAGTACAAAAT CTTTAGTGGCTGAAATCAAGGAGTTGAAAGAGAAGAACCAGAATGAGGATGATGTTCTCATGGCGAGCATTGCTGGTCACAGACAACCCCTGGCTCCACACCTCGAATATGACTATTTGGATGTTGGCATCCATGAAGACCTTTATAAACTTATAGAGTATTCATGTGAAGAGATGTGCTCAACCAAAGAACTGTTGGATAAAGTCATGATGCTCTGGACCACATTCTTGGAGCCAATGTTGAGTGTTCCTCCTCGACCTAATGGCAAAGAGGGTACTGATGATGATGGTAAAGCTCAGAATCCTACTGTAAACTTCACTGGGTCAAGCATTGCTGAATGTGATGGAAGTCCTAGAGCTGATGCTAATGTTAATTCTGAGCCACAGAAAGGTGCTAGTGACGGAGATGAGAACAGTTCACCAGAGCTCCCTAATTCTTGCAGAAATGGTTTGACAAATGGTGGAACTTTAGCCGAAGAAGAACCATCTGGTCGTGTCTATAGGGATGACTCAAAGCTGGAGAAAGAGATTAATTGTGCAGCTGATAAAAGGTCTGGAGTTAACATACTTGCAATTGAAGCAGAAAATAATCAAAGCAGAAACAACACTGAAGGGGCTTCAG CAGCTTCTAGACCTACTAGCGTTGCTGCTGGTAAGGGTCATGAATCTGAAGTTAATGTTGATCTTCTACATTCATCAGAG GGTGCTCGTGTAACAAAGCATGCTTTATTAGTAAATGGAGAGCCAACAGATGGCTTTTCTGCTAGTAGATATCACGAAGAATCTACTGGTCCAtccaaaattgaaaaagaagaaggTGAATTATCACCAAGTGGTGATTTTCAGGATTATTCTATTGCCTACAGTGATGCTGGTCTAAAGGCTGTGCCAAAGGCCAAGCATGGTATTGAAAACAGACAGTACTGGTCTGGAACTGCGAAAGAGTTGCATCCTGGAGATGCTGGAGGAGAAAATGATGCAGATGCTGATGATGAGGATAGTGGAAATGCCTCTGAAGCTGGTGACAATGCATCAGGCAATGAATCTGCAGGTGATGAATGCTCTCGTGAAGAGCATGAAGAAGAGGAAGAGATGGGCTGCGATGAAGTTGATGGCAAAGCTGAGAGTGAAGGTGAGGCTGAAGGGTTGACTGATGCACATGTGGGAGGAGATGGCATGTCGTCATTTTCAGAGCATTTTCTTTTTACGGTGAAGCCTCTTTCAAAGCATGTACCTGCAGTCTTATCTGAAGAAGATCGAAACAGTTCTTGTGTTTTCTACGCAAATGATGATTTCTATGTTCTTTTCCGACTTCATCGA ATCCTGTATGAAAGAGTACTGTCAGCAAAAACAAATTCAACGGCGGCTgaaataaagtgtaaaagttcaAAAGATGCTAGTTCTTCAGATTTTTATGCCAG ATTTACGAGTGCACTGTACCATCTGCTTGATGGATCTGCTGACAATGCGAAGTTTGAGGATGAATGTCGAGCTATAATAGGAAACCAGTCATATGAGTTATTTACATTGGACAAGTTAATATATAAATTGGTTAAGCAG CTTCAAGCTGTTGTGACAGATGAGATGGATAATAAGCTTCTTCAATTGTTTGATTATGAAAAATCTCGGAAACATAGGAAGACAACGGATTCAGTGTATTATGAGAATGCACGTGTCCTCCTCCATGAGGATAATATATATCGGTTGAAATCT TCATCTTCGCCATCTCGGTTGTCTATTCAGCTGATGGACAATGTCATTGAAAAGCCTGAGGCATTTGCTGTTGCAATGGAACCTTATTTTTCTGCTTCTTTGCACAACGATTTTCTGTCAGTCTATCCTGGAAAAAATGAGCCACATGGCATTACGCTAAGGAG AAACAAGAAAAAGTACGCAAGTCTAGATGAATTTGCTGCTACTTGCATGGCCATGGAAGGTGTTGAACTGGTTAATGGTTTAGAGAATAAGATAGCTTGCAACTCATACAAG ATCTCTTATGTGTTGGACACCGAAGATTTCTTCTTCCGTAGGAGAAGAAAGTCACCGCAATGCAGATCTTCATACAATAATCAAGCAAGAGTACAACGGTTCCATAAATTTTTATCTGCTTCGCAGTAA